In Lodderomyces elongisporus chromosome 2, complete sequence, the following proteins share a genomic window:
- a CDS encoding uncharacterized protein (CAZy:GT71), translated as MRSKRRIAALVLCLFFIIGLLSIDIPANLNKLQVLLSPEKFDHETFRLQSLKVKNELHYSRYLYGGYENFTKAFQNDISKIKSAPLREKCQIYFNQFNEKRPDWKFTVYNNPEYRFDKSSDKMKSFVKERISRLRDDFAKITKKSRDEFILSRENELQILKEYKKSVKVSKEILQEMADVITTFRIYGKCFLGEQLNSDENLQSMYDQLTKKLFPFLTGKLPIFKQTGEPAQEGGSVTHDWPVVDTQGNIEYVSDLNGQNIIDFIFRKSKGRGIVISATTRHARDLIRLIKLLRALNNKLPIQIMYKGDITRKNIELIEIAATADVESILDPELTSEHQSFMPDLELLKQYKEFGSEFPKQQLEFVNIVGCINRSYKYSFPGYSNKILAMLFSTFEEIILLDADTVPLVNPEEFFISEEYQKSGTYFFQDRSLRDTNDFIETNFFATLFPTNEHSIDAFFGIPRTTEKTLNNKYMTGWRHYQEAGVVAFNKRQHFMGLLMMCPLSLWTEPCQSSIWGDKELYWIGLSAAGDENYEFNPVQAASVGEKTAHSDRKFYPNSKSNEVCSTHPGHVNRDGKLLWINSGFGYCKKNGYYRDRTKYPYTAFETSELVNLFNNPLRIKAALVPPDLPKYREPGNPIEDNPEIEFKQSWKKRKKDVDEINENLAKDTERTEFIQDWGPQKGWVKSSICFGYYYCAYDQVASYRDENEFDRGKIYEFNEEETKKFDYLSKVWITGGSRNKPKSKEEVMASAAKVEEAKGQINQEQAAG; from the coding sequence ATGCGACTGAAACGGCGGATTGCTGCCTTGGTGCTTTGTttattcttcatcattgGTTTGCTTTCTATTGATATCCCCGCAAATCTCAATAAATTACAAGTGCTTTTAAGTCCAGAAAAATTTGACCATGAAACATTTAGACTACAGAGTTTAAAAGTTAAAAACGAATTACATTACAGCCGGTACTTGTATGGTGGCTATGAGAATTTCACCAAAGCATTTCAGAATGATATTAGCAAGATCAAATCAGCTCCATTGCGCGAGAAATGCCAGATATATTTCAATCAATTCAATGAGAAACGACCGGATTGGAAGTTTACTGTTTACAACAATCCAGAGTACCGGTTTGACAAATCGTCAGATAAGATGAAATCGTTTGTCAAGGAGCGGATTTCGAGGTTGAGAGATGATTTTGCAAAGATCACCAAAAAAAGCCGGGACGAGTTCATACTTAGTCGAGAGAATGAGTTGCAAATATTGAAGGAATACAAGAAAAGTGTTAAAGTGTCAAAGGAAATTTTGCAAGAGATGGCTGATGTTATTACCACGTTTAGAATATATGGCAAGTGCTTTCTTGGTGAGCAACTAAACAGTGATGAAAATTTGCAACTGATGTATGACCAGTTGACGAAAAAGTTGTTTCCGTTTTTAACTGGAAAATTGCcaattttcaaacaaaCTGGTGAGCCTGCACAAGAGGGCGGTAGTGTTACACACGACTGGCCCGTAGTTGACACACAGGGCAATATTGAATATGTATCAGATCTCAATGGCCAAAATATTATTGATTTCATATTTCGCAAGTCCAAAGGTAGAGGTATTGTTATTTCGGCAACTACTAGACATGCAAGAGATCTTATTCGCTTGATCAAACTACTTCGGGCCTTGAATAACAAGTTGCCGATTCAGATTATGTACAAAGGGGATATTACACGTAAAAATATTGAGCTTATTGAGATTGCCGCCACAGCTGATGTTGAAAGCATACTTGATCCCGAATTGACCTCTGAGCATCAGCTGTTTATGCCAGATCTTGAATTATTGAAACAGTACAAGGAGTTTGGTTCCGAGTTTCCTaaacaacaattggaaTTTGTCAACATTGTTGGATGTATCAACAGATCCTACAAATACTCATTTCCGGGCTATTCTAACAAAATCTTAGCAATGTTGTTCTCAACTTTTGAAGAGATTATACTTTTAGACGCGGATACAGTACCCTTGGTAAACCCTGAggaatttttcatttcagaAGAGTACCAAAAATCTGGAACATATTTTTTCCAGGACAGGTCGTTGCGTGACACAAATGATTTTATAGAgactaatttttttgcaactttgTTTCCCACTAATGAGCATTCTATAGATGCCTTTTTTGGCATTCCAAGGACCACAGAGAAAACTTTAAACAACAAGTACATGACCGGATGGAGACATTATCAAGAAGCTGGAGTAGTTGCGTTCAACAAGAGGCAGCATTTTATGGGACTATTAATGATGTGCCCATTATCGCTATGGACTGAACCGTGCCAATCGTCCATTTGGGGCGATAAAGAATTGTATTGGATTGGTTTATCGGCAGCAGGGGATGAAAACTACGAGTTCAACCCTGTGCAGGCAGCATCAGTAGGTGAGAAAACTGCTCATTCCGACCGAAAGTTTTATCCCAACTCTAAAAGCAACGAAGTTTGCTCAACCCATCCTGGGCATGTGAATAGGGATGGAAAGCTTCTTTGGATCAACTCTGGTTTTGGTTATTGCAAGAAAAATGGTTATTATCGAGATCGAACAAAGTACCCCTATACTGCATTCGAAACTTCTGAATTGGTTAATTTATTCAACAATCCGCTTCGAATTAAAGCTGCATTGGTTCCTCCGGACTTGCCTAAATATCGTGAGCCTGGAAACCCAATAGAAGACAACCCAGAAATTGAGTTTAAGCAGTCgtggaagaaaaggaagaaggatGTCGATGAGATTAATGAAAACCTTGCAAAAGATACCGAGCGAACCGAGTTTATTCAAGATTGGGGCCCACAGAAAGGTTGGGTCAAGAGTTCTATTTGTTTTGGATACTACTATTGTGCTTACGATCAAGTCGCCAGCTATCGAGATGAAAACGAATTTGATCGCGGCAAAATCTACGAGtttaatgaagaagaaacaaagaaatttGATTATTTAAGCAAAGTGTGGATCACCGGTGGTCTGAGAAATAAACCAAAACTGAAAGAGGAGGTTATGGCTTCAGCGGCAAAAGTAGAGGAAGCTAAAGGACAAATAAATCAGGAACAAGCTGCTGGTTAG
- the OLA1 gene encoding Obg-like ATPase (BUSCO:EOG09262JWJ): MPPKKKGAQEKPILLGRPGNNLKSGIVGLANVGKSTFFQAITRCPLGNPANYPFATIEPEEARVIVPSERFDKLCELYKPKSEVPAFLTVYDIAGLTKGAHSGEGLGNNFLANIRAVDSIFQMTRAFDDAEIIHINDEVNPVADLDIVKDELRLKDIEFATKYLEGIEKITKRGGQSLEVKQKKEEAELVKRIIKLLEEGKRVANQTWTAKEVDAINQMLLLTAKPVIYLINLSEKDYIRKKNKHLLKIKEWVDENSPNDLIVPVSVSFEEKLAGMASDEEREAYCKEVGAQSALPKIIVAMRKELDLISFFTGGPDEVREWTIRKWYTAPQAAGTIHTDLERTFILAQVMKYEDLVELGDEASVKAAGKLQMKGKDYFVEDGDIIYVKAAEGKAR; this comes from the coding sequence ATGCcaccaaagaagaaaggagCTCAAGAAAAACCAATTCTTTTGGGAAGACCAGGAAATAATTTGAAGTCGGGTATTGTTGGTTTGGCCAATGTTGGTaaatcaacttttttcCAAGCAATTACCAGATGTCCTTTGGGTAACCCAGCCAATTATCCATTCGCAACTATCGAACCAGAAGAAGCAAGAGTTATTGTTCCAAGTGAAAGATTTGATAAGTTATGTGAATTGTACAAACCAAAGAGCGAGGTTCCAGCTTTTTTGACTGTGTATGATATCGCAGGTTTGACTAAAGGTGCACACTCTGGTGAAGGTTTGGGTAACAATTTCTTGGCCAACATCAGAGCAGTGGACTCGATCTTCCAAATGACCAGAGCTTTTGACGATGCCGAAATTATTCACATCAACGATGAAGTTAACCCAGTGGCCGATTTGGACATTGTTAAGGATGAGTTGAGATTGAAAGATATTGaatttgcaaccaaataCTTGGAAGGTATTGAAAAGATTACAAAAAGAGGTGGTCAGTCTTTGGAAgtgaagcaaaagaaggaggaagCCGAGTTGGTAAAGAGAATTATTAAATTGTTGGAAGAGGGTAAAAGAGTCGCTAACCAGACTTGGACAGCAAAGGAGGTTGACGCTATCAACCAAATGCTTTTGTTAACAGCAAAGCCAGTCATTTACTTGATTAACTTGTCTGAAAAGGACTATATcagaaagaagaacaagcatcttttgaaaatcaaGGAGTGGGTTGATGAAAACTCACCAAATGACTTGATTGTCCCTGTTTCCGTTAGTTTCGAAGAAAAATTGGCAGGAATGGCTTCAGatgaagagagagaagctTACTGTAAAGAGGTTGGCGCACAATCAGCATTACCAAAGATCATTGTTGCCATGAGAAAAGAGTTGGACTTGATCTCGTTCTTCACTGGTGGTCCAGATGAAGTGAGAGAATGGACCATTAGAAAATGGTACACAGCTCCACAAGCCGCAGGAACTATCCACACTGATTTGGAGAGAACATTTATCCTTGCACAAGTTATGAAGTACGAAGACTTGGTTGAGTTGGGCGATGAAGCAAGCGTGAAGGCTGCTGGTAAATTGCAAATGAAAGGTAAAGATTACTTTGTCGAGGATGGTGatattatatatgtaaagGCTGCCGAAGGTAAAGCCCGTTAA
- the MRPL37 gene encoding 39S ribosomal protein L37, mitochondrial (BUSCO:EOG09265KQ4) gives MFSLGVRRSVQSTATFKRSFTTAYRLRNEAIEAVPKTNKVESSCKAGTVLNLKVFKKGDEPVALEDSEYPEWLWNMIEPNKNLDEIKNENFLRWRKIKLSKANNNKIKANNFLSKM, from the coding sequence ATGTTCAGTCTAGGAGTTCGCCGAAGTGTCCAGTCTACTGCTACGTTCAAGAGGTCATTTACAACTGCTTATAGGTTAAGAAATGAAGCTATTGAAGCTGTACCGAAAACCAACAAGGTAGAGTCATCTTGCAAAGCAGGAACAGTGTTGAACTTGAAAGTATTCAAAAAGGGCGATGAGCCAGTTGCTTTAGAAGATTCCGAGTACCCGGAATGGCTTTGGAACATGATTGAGCCAAACAAAAATCTTGATGAgatcaaaaatgaaaactttCTTAGGTGGAGGAAAATTAAGCTCCTGAAAGCtaataacaacaagatCAAGGCAAATAACTTTTTGTCAAAGATGTGA
- the MRL1 gene encoding Cation-independent mannose-6-phosphate receptor CI-MPR: MPKFAKKTIIPVIAITIILIITFLETSHNDSLYRTSTQVFDSLSHLSFTSPENPNNQEKQPQQNKNKNKNKNKKHSVSSGSSSLLSGSKDESTEINEVKMDPCTVQNPISKGFIDLRGLSASGNENKPISWNAKGYDSGKNYTISVCSNPFKKHHDEATEIQDKLNQTLIGAYYIDALTNKYVSIGEYSTEPKFRGRKLTLTYENGSYCNSYDVNTGLRLRKSTILTFTCDREMSAKASVSYIGSSNDCTYFFEVKSHHACPTAAKANNLAAVWIFLFIFLAALFVYLSGGLLYRHMKGSRKTSSKV, from the coding sequence ATGCcaaaatttgcaaaaaagacTATTATACCGGTTATCGCCATTACAATCATTCTAATCATAACGTTCTTAGAAACTTCTCATAATGATTCGCTATATCGAACATCAACACAAGTCTTTGATTCGCTCAGTCATTTATCATTCACATCGCCTGAAAACCCAAACAATCAGGaaaaacaaccacaacaaaataaaaacaaaaacaagaacaaaaacaaaaagcatAGTGTAAGCTCCGGTTCCAGCTCACTACTTCTGGGATCCAAGGATGAGCTGACAGAAATTAACGAGGTCAAAATGGACCCTTGCACTGTTCAGAACCCGATTAGCAAGGGCTTTATTGATCTTCGAGGACTTTCTGCTCTGGGCAACGAAAACAAACCAATATCATGGAATGCAAAAGGGTACGATTCAGGGAAAAATTACACAATTAGTGTCTGCTCCAACCCATTTAAGAAACACCATGACGAGGCAACAGAAATACAAGACAAACTCAACCAAACATTGATTGGAGCCTATTACATAGATGCGCTTACAAACAAGTATGTATCCATTGGCGAGTACTCTACAGAACCCAAATTTAGGGGCAGGAAACTCACATTGACATACGAAAATGGCTCATACTGTAACTCTTATGATGTAAATACGGGTCTAAGATTGAGGAAATCCACTATTCTCACCTTCACGTGTGATCGAGAAATGTCTGCAAAAGCTTCCGTTTCGTACATTGGCAGCTCCAACGATTgtacatatttttttgaggTTAAAAGTCATCACGCTTGTCCCACAGCAGCAAAAGCGAATAATCTTGCAGCAGTTTGGATCTTTTTATTCATCTTTTTGGCCGCTTTGTTTGTATACCTCAGTGGCGGCTTATTATATAGACACATGAAAGGAAGCCGGAAAACTAGCAGCAAAGTATAG
- the SEC21 gene encoding coatomer subunit gamma (BUSCO:EOG09260JTZ), giving the protein MSTQSYKKQDAYASTSGTPDKMAVFQECLQQFNATPVNAKKCRQLLAKLLRLLYNGESFPSQESTTLFFSISKLFQHKDQSLRQLVYLTIKELSATSEDILMVTSSIMKDIQGNDAVYKPNAIRTLSKVLDPTTVTAAERLFKNAIVDKNPVVSSAALISSYNLLPHAKDVVKRFANETLETIQSYKSFPSNQFQLHEYYGNSTSNLPSTSYMYQYHALGLIYQLRNHDKMALMKLITTLSEGSSLKNSLSIIQLIRYINKLLVDDEGLFNVLYPVLAGFLKHKSDMVELEACKSLINLQHLISNDQYMSVVTTLQKLLGVPRIATRFAAIRLINKISIKHPEKIMVVNLELEGLINDTNRSISTLAITTLLKTMGAGTVENDSGSGAAAAAAATAAPTVGGESVDRLIGKMTSLMNEITEDFKIVIIEATENLALKFPSKHKKLVSFLTDLLRDDGSLELKTAIVDALFDLIKFLPNDSAKQLILMNLCEFIEDCEFTELSVRILHLLGDEGPTTSNPSYYIRHIYNRLVLENSIVRSSAVISLAKFAAVCGGDVAKNIVILLTRCLNDVDDEVRDRAAISLSFINNKKKNLIVSDFKYDLATLESKLVNYLSDTDNFAQKFDISEVPTVSADELKSIEYNRKLKSFERDNSETSAQGTIDSATGGNGRGGTGESATSGKQSDSARDHNANELLKQQEYAQELSSIPEFESYGKLSKSSLAPVFLTDKENEIVVNVVKHFFLESQKLVLQYNINNTLPHTLLQDISVIAQPDNEEYQEDFILPISELKPDEVGVVYVSFSTPSLADGDILSAFGNTVAYTNRDLDDEGQVDPSDDGWSDEYQIDDLELSAGDFINPLYNSNFTAIFDSLPSEQDSTTGYIGNVDTMEKAVNVLKTRLNMMALDGSDYVSNDSNSHSLKLLGKDVWGGKVGASIRLAKSGGKIVGRSEVKAETEGFAEIVKNSLYTS; this is encoded by the coding sequence ATGTCAACGCAGTCATATAAGAAACAGGATGCGTATGCGAGTACTTCGGGAACGCCTGATAAAATGGCTGTTTTCCAAGAGTGTCTCCAACAATTCAATGCCACCCCAGTGAATGCCAAAAAGTGTCGTCAGTTGTTGGCCAAATTGTTGAGGTTATTATACAATGGTGAAAGTTTTCCTTCACAAGAGTCGactactttatttttttcaatctccaAGCTCTTCCAACATAAGGATCAATCACTAAGGCAATTGGTGTATTTAACCATCAAAGAGCTCTCTGCAACTTCAGAAGATATCTTGATGGTAACTTCTTCGATTATGAAGGATATTCAAGGTAATGATGCAGTATACAAACCCAATGCCATTAGGACCTTATCGAAAGTGTTGGACCCCACCACGGTGACTGCGGCCGAAAGATTATTTAAAAATGCCATAGTTGACAAGAACCCGGTTGTTTCCTCAGCAGCATTGATTTCCTCTTACAACCTTTTACCACATGCCAAGGACGTGGTGAAGAGGTTTGCAAATGAAACTTTGGAAACTATTCAGTCATACAAATCCTTCCCATCCAACCAGTTTCAACTTCATGAATATTATGGAAACTCAACCTCAAACTTACCATCAACCTCTTATATGTACCAATACCATGCTTTGGGGTTGATTTACCAATTGAGAAACCACGACAAGATGGctttgatgaaattgatcACAACCTTGTCCGAGGGATCTTCACTCAAAAACTCATTATCAATTATCCAGCTTATTAGATATATCAATAAGCTTCTCGTCGATGATGAGGGTTTATTTAACGTCTTGTATCCAGTTTTGGCGGGATTTTTGAAACACAAGTCAGATATGGTTGAGTTGGAGGCCTGCAAAAGTTTAATCAACTTGCAACATTTAATCTCCAATGATCAATACATGTCGGTTGTTACTACTTTGCAAAAGTTGTTAGGTGTGCCACGTATTGCAACAAGGTTTGCAGCCATTAGATTGATCAACAAGATCTCCATTAAGCACCCCGAGAAGATCATGGTGGTCAATTTGGAATTGGAAGGGTTGATTAATGACACTAACAGATCCATTTCGACATTAGCAATCACTACTTTGTTGAAGACAATGGGTGCAGGTACGGTTGAAAATGATTCAGGATCCggggcagcagcagcagcagcagcaaccgCAGCACCAACTGTCGGCGGCGAAAGTGTTGATAGGTTGATTGGCAAAATGACTTCATTGATGAATGAAATTACCGAAGACTTTAAGATTGTCATTATTGAAGCTACTGAGAATTTGGCCTTAAAATTCCCTTCAAAACACAAGAAATTGGTATCGTTTTTGACCGATTTATTAAGAGACGATGGCTCTTTGGAGTTGAAAACAGCTATTGTTGATGCTCTTTTTGACTTGATAAAGTTCTTACCTAATGACAGTGCAAAGcaattgattttgatgaacTTGTGTGAATTTATCGAGGATTGTGAGTTTACAGAACTTTCTGTTCGAATTTTGCACTTGTTGGGAGATGAAGGTCCAACTACATCAAATCCATCCTACTATATTAGACATATTTACAACAGGTTGGTGCTAGAGAACTCCATTGTCAGATCATCGGCAGTGATTTCTTTGGCTAAATTTGCCGCTGTTTGCGGAGGAGATGTGGCCAAGAATATTGTTATTCTCTTGACCAGATGTTTGAATGATGTTGACGATGAAGTGAGGGATAGGGCTGCAATCTCATTGAGctttatcaacaacaaaaaaaagaatttgattGTAAGCGATTTCAAATATGATTTGGCAACTTTGGAAAGCAAGCTTGTTAACTATTTGAGCGATACAGATAACTTTGCGCAAAAGTTTGACATCTCCGAGGTTCCAACAGTTTCTGCTGATGAATTAAAATCTATTGAGTACAATAGAAAGTTAAAGAGTTTTGAACGCGACAACAGCGAGACTTCGGCCCAAGGTACTATTGATAGTGCTACAGGCGGGAACGGAAGAGGTGGTACAGGAGAATCAGCAACAAGTGGAAAGCAATCCGATTCCGCAAGGGATCATAATGCTAACGAGTTGttgaaacaacaagaatATGCACAAGAGCTCTCGAGTATCCCAGAGTTTGAGTCGTACGGCAAGTTGTCAAAATCCTCTCTTGCTCCAGTTTTCCTTActgataaagaaaatgagaTTGTTGTTAATGTAGTTAAGCATTTCTTCCTTGAGTCACAGAAATTGGTTTTGCAGTACAATATAAACAATACTTTGCCACATACCTTGCTCCAGGATATCTCAGTTATTGCACAACCAGATAACGAAGAGTACCAAGAAGATTTCATTTTGCCAATACTGGAATTGAAACCTGATGAAGTGGGAGTTGTTTATGTGTCATTTAGCACACCAAGTTTGGCCGATGGTGATATTTTGTCAGCATTTGGAAACACTGTGGCATACACCAATCGTGATCTTGATGACGAGGGCCAAGTTGACCCATCAGATGATGGCTGGTCTGATGAGTACCAGATTGATGATTTGGAATTATCAGCTGGTGATTTCATTAATCCATTGTACAATTCAAACTTTACAGCCATTTTTGACTCATTACCATCCGAGCAAGACTCTACCACTGGTTATATTGGCAATGTCGATACAATGGAGAAAGCTGTTAATGTGTTAAAGACAAGATTAAATATGATGGCACTCGACGGATCTGATTACGTTTCCAACGATTCGAATTCGCATTCTTTGAAATTGCTCGGTAAAGATGTCTGGGGCGGTAAAGTTGGAGCTTCAATCAGATTGGCCAAATCGGGAGGTAAAATTGTCGGAAGGAGCGAGGTGAAAGCAGAGACCGAAGGATTTGCAGAGATTGTTAAGAATAGTTTGTACACTTCTTAA
- the TCO89 gene encoding target of rapamycin complex 1 subunit tco89, with the protein MSTNERGNANNPPSTVSRLPSEESVSSNSTQASDELPSLSVTHKRPHSARLKSHHRSSSHNKLLNKSSASASASASALATARPNLNRSKSTDGLMKRQNAALKRSNRSFTKVAGLQPLTKTMSNQSLKSNKSNTSLKAMSSNIKLKASKPIMRLHDDDENDDEYEDLGDAGTEPNAPAPERFDSQETVSTVGSTFQPNVPSLYEQINRMVPDPTPQTEPKLEVLQETSYSRPETFSSNNNNINNINNSSSSNRNIGNNDGKNDARDYNGDGGRGAVPPIHSTQSSTDDLSQAANLYGGSLLLSQSTGVVRKIDPVGIKETISTGFKHRNTNVSETSGISFKANPIDPQSEKNRAAEPVITSQNISQRNSYQPDQTIMSNLQRTNDQYKSQINGPAQQNQVQKAQQAQQAQQAQQAPPTQAPSQQRPHHQPQQQPSRRRMDTTFERERHDQSKLLNDINKSGSTPSFASDHGSSKNIETRTQQKLWLQRESSLMDVANMDHPKLGNFSSLSLNNLMFSNSYNSNGSLRDYGYGHVFGGGGGGVGGLSGAAGTGTVASNNYIKPMTPITPGGVNGLSGFNFTPASDSPINAHSIQNFVQNIHQTSIQSRTEFERLNREYLNVRRHHNPMAESLKRISTGAGESEIKIEKRNNKRGNNNQSIANDFNDFAPAYKEKRSEAAGTVNRIWQDAIFSIASSSSPNKSTSGASENTRPSNTRMTSVGKHSQFSRHGQHAK; encoded by the coding sequence ATGTCTACCAATGAGCGTGGAAATGCAAATAATCCACCATCTACAGTGTCAAGACTACCTTCGGAAGAGTCAGTAAGTTCCAATCTGACACAAGCTTCAGATGAGCTCCCCAGCTTAAGTGTTACACACAAGAGACCGCATTCAGCGCGATTGAAATCACACCATCGTTCCTCATCTCACAACAAGCTACTCAACAAACTGTCAGCCTCAGCCTCGGCCTCAGCATCGGCGTTGGCAACAGCAAGACCGAATTTGAATAGGTCGAAATCCACAGATGGTTTAATGAAACGGCAAAATGCAGCattgaaaagaagcaaTCGGTCATTCACGAAAGTTGCCGGATTACAGCCATTAACAAAGACAATGTCAAATCAGTCTctcaaatcaaacaaatccAACACATCGTTGAAAGCAATGTCATCAAACATCAAGTTGAAAGCATCAAAGCCCATCATGCGACTtcatgatgacgatgagaACGATGACGAGTACGAGGATTTAGGTGATGCTGGTACTGAGCCCAATGCACCAGCTCCAGAAAGATTTGATAGCCAAGAAACAGTATCTACTGTTGGACTGACATTTCAACCCAATGTGCCTAGCCTTTATGAACAAATCAATAGAATGGTTCCCGACCCAACGCCACAAACGGAACCCAAACTTGAAGTGCTACAAGAGACAAGTTATTCAAGACCAGAAACTTTTAgtagtaacaacaacaacatcaacaacatcaacaacagcagcagcagcaacaggaACATTGGTAACAACGATGGCAAAAACGACGCTCGTGATTataatggtgatggtggtaGAGGAGCAGTACCACCGATCCATTCAACACAAAGCTCAACCGACGATTTATCGCAAGCAGCAAACCTTTATGGGGGCTCATTACTTCTTTCACAATCGACAGGTGTTGTAAGAAAGATTGACCCAGTTGGAATTAAAGAAACTATCTCAACAGGTTTCAAGCATCGCAATACAAACGTTCTGGAAACACTGGGTATTTCATTTAAAGCTAATCCCATTGACCCTCAAAGCGAAAAAAATAGGGCCGCAGAGCCGGTGATTACCAGTCAAAATATTAGCCAGCGAAACTCCTACCAACCTGACCAAACGATAATGTCTAACCTTCAGCGAACAAATGATCAATACAAACTGCAAATCAATGGCCCAGCACAACAGAACCAGGTACAAAAAGCACAACAAGCACAACAAGCACAACAAGCACAACAAGCACCGCCTACGCAAGCTCCACTGCAACAACGACCACATCACCAgccacaacaacagccTCTGCGACGGAGAATGGACACTACATTTGAGCGTGAACGTCATGATCAATCAAAATTACTTAATGACATAAACAAGTCTGGCTCCACCCCATCCTTTGCATCAGATCACGGGTCTTCAAAAAACATCGAGACCAGAACACAACAGAAATTGTGGTTGCAGAGAGAAAGCTCTTTAATGGACGTGGCAAACATGGACCATCCGAAACTTGGGAACTTTTCCAGTTTATCTTTGAACAATTTGATGTTCTCCAATAGTTACAATAGTAATGGAAGTTTGCGTGATTATGGCTATGGTCATGTATTtggaggaggagggggAGGTGTCGGAGGCTTAAGCGGAGCAGCAGGCACAGGTACAGTTGCATCAAACAATTACATCAAGCCAATGACTCCTATTACTCCCGGAGGTGTAAATGGATTGAGTGGCTTCAATTTTACGCCAGCGCTGGATCTGCCAATAAATGCACATAGTATACAGAATTTTGTGCAAAATATACACCAAACTTCGATCCAGTCTCGTACCGAGTTTGAGCGGCTAAATAGAGAATACTTGAACGTCAGAAGACATCACAATCCCATGGCCGAAAgtttaaaaagaatatcGACTGGTGCTGGGGAATCAGAgatcaaaattgaaaagagaaataacAAACGTGGTAACAACAATCAGTCAATAGCAAACGACTTCAATGACTTTGCACCAGCATACAAGGAGAAAAGGAGTGAGGCCGCTGGCACGGTTAATAGAATTTGGCAAGATGCAATTTTTTCCATTGCATCGAGTCTGAGTCCAAACAAGTCAACATCAGGAGCTCTGGAAAATACCAGACCTTCAAATACAAGAATGACATCAGTTGGCAAACACAGTCAGTTTTCTAGACACGGACAACACGCAAAGTAG